One genomic region from Actinocatenispora thailandica encodes:
- the rplO gene encoding 50S ribosomal protein L15, producing the protein MALKVHHLRPAPGAKTAKVRVGRGEGSKGKTAGRGTKGTKARKNVPAYFEGGQMPIHMRLPKLKGFKNRFKVTYQVVNLDRLAALFPNGGEIGPVELAKAGAVRAGEPVKVLGSGDLGGVKLQVRAHAFSGSAKEKIAAAGGSVTEL; encoded by the coding sequence ATGGCGCTCAAGGTGCATCACCTGCGCCCGGCTCCGGGTGCGAAGACCGCGAAGGTGCGGGTCGGCCGCGGTGAGGGCTCGAAGGGCAAGACCGCCGGCCGCGGTACGAAGGGCACCAAGGCCCGGAAGAACGTGCCGGCGTACTTCGAGGGTGGGCAGATGCCCATCCACATGCGGCTGCCGAAGCTGAAGGGCTTCAAGAACCGGTTCAAGGTCACCTACCAGGTGGTCAACCTGGACCGGCTGGCCGCGCTGTTCCCGAACGGCGGCGAGATCGGCCCGGTCGAGCTGGCGAAGGCGGGCGCGGTGCGTGCCGGCGAGCCGGTGAAGGTGCTGGGTTCCGGCGACCTCGGTGGCGTCAAGCTCCAGGTGCGGGCGCACGCGTTCAGCGGCTCCGCCAAGGAGAAGATCGCCGCCGCCGGCGGTTCGGTCACCGAGCTGTAA
- the rpmD gene encoding 50S ribosomal protein L30 has translation MARLKVTQVRSVIGSKQNQRETLRSLGLKRINDVVVKEDRPEIRGMVRTVTHLVQVEEVE, from the coding sequence ATGGCACGCCTGAAGGTCACCCAGGTCCGGTCCGTGATCGGGTCGAAGCAGAACCAGCGCGAGACGCTGCGCAGCCTCGGCCTGAAGCGGATCAACGACGTGGTGGTCAAGGAGGACCGTCCGGAGATCCGGGGCATGGTCCGTACCGTGACCCACCTCGTGCAGGTTGAGGAGGTGGAGTAG
- the rpsE gene encoding 30S ribosomal protein S5: MAGPQRRGGSGDNRRDRRDGGRGGAAAEKTPHLERLVKINRVAKVVRGGRRFSFTALVVVGDGDGTVGVGYGKAKEVPAAIAKGVEEAKKHFFKVPRIGATITHPVIGEDAAGVVMLKPASAGTGVIAGGPVRAVLECAGIHDVLSKSLGSSNPINIVHATVAALKGLESPEQVAARRGLPLEDVAPTAMLRTRAGLAS, encoded by the coding sequence ATGGCAGGTCCGCAGCGCCGTGGCGGATCCGGCGATAACCGCCGGGATCGCCGGGATGGCGGCCGTGGCGGCGCGGCCGCGGAGAAGACACCGCACCTCGAGCGGCTCGTCAAGATCAACCGCGTCGCCAAGGTCGTGCGAGGTGGTCGACGCTTCAGCTTCACCGCGCTGGTCGTGGTGGGCGACGGCGACGGCACCGTCGGTGTCGGATATGGAAAGGCCAAGGAGGTGCCCGCGGCGATCGCCAAGGGCGTCGAGGAGGCCAAGAAGCACTTCTTCAAGGTGCCGCGCATCGGTGCGACGATCACCCACCCGGTGATCGGCGAGGATGCGGCCGGCGTCGTGATGCTGAAGCCGGCCAGCGCCGGTACCGGGGTGATCGCGGGCGGCCCGGTGCGTGCCGTGCTGGAGTGCGCCGGTATCCACGACGTGCTGTCCAAGAGCCTGGGTTCGTCCAACCCGATCAACATCGTGCACGCCACCGTGGCAGCCCTGAAGGGCCTGGAGTCTCCGGAGCAGGTGGCCGCGCGCCGTGGCCTGCCGCTGGAGGACGTGGCTCCAACCGCGATGCTGCGGACCCGTGCGGGCCTGGCGAGCTGA
- the rplR gene encoding 50S ribosomal protein L18 codes for MAATLANRNSAKGGAAARRISRNRRHFRVRKRVTGTEVRPRLVVTRSLRHIYAQVIDDTKGHTLVAASTLDGTLRSADGDKKDQARKVGELLAERAKGAGVTKVVFDRGGNAYHGRVAALADAARSGGLEF; via the coding sequence ATGGCTGCCACACTGGCCAACCGCAACTCGGCGAAGGGCGGTGCGGCGGCGCGCCGGATTTCCCGGAACCGTCGGCACTTCCGGGTGCGCAAGCGGGTGACCGGCACCGAGGTTCGTCCTCGGCTGGTCGTGACCCGTTCGCTGCGGCACATCTACGCGCAGGTCATCGACGACACCAAGGGCCACACGCTGGTCGCGGCGTCGACGCTCGATGGCACCCTGCGCAGCGCCGATGGCGACAAGAAGGACCAGGCCCGCAAGGTCGGCGAGCTGCTCGCCGAGCGGGCGAAGGGCGCGGGTGTGACCAAGGTGGTCTTCGACCGGGGCGGCAACGCCTACCACGGTCGGGTTGCCGCGCTTGCCGACGCCGCTCGGTCCGGTGGCTTGGAGTTCTAG
- the rplF gene encoding 50S ribosomal protein L6 — translation MSRIGRKPIPVPAGVDVKIDGATVAVKGPKGELSHTLVEPITARVEDGTIYVERPNDERRSRALHGLCRTLVNNLVVGVTTGYEKVLEIQGTGYRVQAKGQDLEFALGFSHPVVVSAPAGITFSVQKPTQLTVSGIDKQQVGEIAANIRKIRPPEPYKGKGVRYQGENVRRKAGKAGK, via the coding sequence ATGTCTCGGATTGGACGTAAGCCGATCCCGGTCCCGGCCGGTGTGGACGTCAAGATCGACGGCGCCACGGTCGCGGTCAAGGGCCCGAAGGGCGAGCTGTCGCACACGCTCGTCGAACCGATCACCGCACGCGTCGAAGACGGCACCATCTACGTGGAGCGGCCGAACGACGAGCGTCGTTCGCGCGCCCTGCACGGGCTGTGCCGGACGCTGGTGAACAACCTGGTCGTCGGTGTGACGACCGGATACGAGAAGGTGCTGGAGATCCAGGGCACCGGTTACCGGGTGCAGGCCAAGGGCCAGGACCTGGAGTTCGCGCTCGGGTTCTCGCACCCGGTCGTGGTTTCGGCGCCGGCCGGCATCACGTTCAGCGTGCAGAAGCCGACCCAGCTGACGGTCTCGGGCATCGACAAGCAGCAGGTCGGTGAGATCGCGGCGAACATCCGCAAGATCCGGCCGCCGGAGCCGTACAAGGGCAAGGGTGTGCGGTACCAGGGCGAGAACGTTCGTCGCAAGGCTGGAAAGGCGGGTAAGTAA
- the rpsH gene encoding 30S ribosomal protein S8 gives MTMTDPIADMLTRLRNGNQAYHDVVAMPYSKIKANIAEVLKQEGYVTGWSVEEPAEGTVGKKLSVELKFGQNRERSLAGIRRVSKPGLRVYAKADELPRVLGGLGVAIISTSQGLLTDRQARKRGVGGEVLAYVW, from the coding sequence ATGACGATGACCGATCCGATCGCAGACATGTTGACCCGTCTGCGTAACGGCAACCAGGCATACCACGATGTCGTGGCGATGCCCTACTCGAAGATCAAGGCGAACATCGCCGAGGTCCTCAAGCAGGAGGGCTACGTCACGGGCTGGTCCGTCGAGGAACCGGCCGAGGGTACCGTCGGCAAGAAGCTGAGCGTCGAGCTGAAGTTCGGCCAGAACCGGGAGCGCAGCCTCGCCGGTATCCGTCGGGTCTCCAAGCCGGGCCTGCGGGTGTATGCGAAGGCAGACGAGCTGCCCCGGGTGCTCGGCGGTCTGGGCGTCGCGATCATCTCGACGTCGCAGGGGCTGCTGACCGACAGGCAGGCTCGCAAGCGCGGCGTGGGCGGGGAAGTCCTCGCCTACGTCTGGTAA
- a CDS encoding type Z 30S ribosomal protein S14 translates to MAKKALVIKAARKPKFSARAYTRCQRCGRPRAVYRKFGLCRVCIREMAHRGELPGVSKASW, encoded by the coding sequence ATGGCCAAGAAGGCGCTAGTCATCAAGGCGGCGCGGAAGCCGAAGTTCTCCGCGCGTGCGTACACTCGCTGCCAGCGTTGCGGTCGCCCGCGGGCGGTCTACCGCAAGTTCGGGCTGTGCCGGGTGTGCATCCGTGAGATGGCGCACCGCGGCGAGCTTCCCGGTGTGTCCAAGGCGTCCTGGTAA
- the rplE gene encoding 50S ribosomal protein L5 has product MSTATDEKVTPRLKERYRAEIAGGMVEKFGYTNPMTVPGLVKIVVNMGVGDAARDAKLIDGAVRDLTAITGQKPLVRRAKKSIAQFKLREGMPIGAKVTLRGDRMWEFLDRLLSISLPRIRDFRGLSAKQFDGHGNYTFGLTEQSVFHEIDQDKIDRVRGMDITVVTSATTDEEGRHLLRLLGFPFKEN; this is encoded by the coding sequence ATGTCGACGGCAACTGATGAGAAGGTCACCCCGCGCCTGAAGGAGCGGTACCGGGCGGAGATCGCGGGCGGGATGGTCGAGAAGTTCGGCTACACCAACCCGATGACGGTTCCCGGTCTGGTGAAGATCGTCGTCAACATGGGTGTCGGCGACGCGGCCCGGGACGCCAAGCTGATCGACGGTGCGGTGCGCGACCTGACCGCGATCACCGGCCAGAAGCCGCTGGTGCGTCGGGCGAAGAAGTCGATCGCGCAGTTCAAGCTGCGTGAGGGGATGCCGATCGGCGCGAAGGTGACGCTGCGCGGCGACCGGATGTGGGAGTTCCTGGACCGGCTGCTGTCGATCTCGCTCCCGCGCATCCGTGACTTCCGCGGCCTGTCGGCGAAGCAGTTCGACGGGCACGGCAACTACACGTTCGGTCTCACCGAGCAGTCGGTCTTCCACGAGATCGACCAGGACAAGATCGACCGTGTGCGCGGTATGGACATCACCGTGGTGACGTCCGCAACGACCGACGAGGAGGGCCGGCACCTGTTGCGGCTGCTGGGCTTCCCGTTCAAGGAGAACTGA
- the rplX gene encoding 50S ribosomal protein L24 — MKVKKGDTVLVIAGKDRGAKGKVIAAYPEQNRVLVEGVNRVKKHTKIQTSQRGSQSGGIVTQEASIHVSNVMVVDGDGNATRVGYRKDESGRNVRISRRSKKDL, encoded by the coding sequence ATGAAGGTCAAAAAGGGCGACACGGTCCTCGTCATCGCCGGCAAGGACCGGGGCGCGAAGGGCAAGGTCATTGCGGCCTACCCGGAGCAGAACCGGGTTCTCGTCGAGGGCGTGAACCGAGTCAAGAAGCACACGAAGATCCAGACGTCCCAGCGCGGTTCCCAGAGTGGTGGCATCGTCACCCAGGAGGCGTCGATCCACGTCAGCAACGTGATGGTGGTCGACGGCGACGGGAACGCGACCCGTGTGGGTTACCGCAAGGACGAGTCCGGGCGCAACGTGCGGATCTCCCGGCGCTCCAAGAAGGACCTGTGA
- the rplN gene encoding 50S ribosomal protein L14 translates to MIQQESRLRVADNTGARQILCIRVLGGSGRRYASIGDVIVATVKDAIPGAGVKKGDVVKAVVVRTAKEKRRPDGSYIRFDENAAVLIRDGGDPRGTRIFGPVGRELRDKKFMKIISLAPEVL, encoded by the coding sequence GTGATTCAGCAGGAGTCGCGACTGCGCGTCGCCGACAACACGGGTGCCAGGCAGATTCTGTGCATCCGGGTGCTCGGCGGCTCCGGTCGGCGCTACGCGAGCATCGGCGACGTCATCGTGGCCACCGTCAAGGACGCGATCCCGGGCGCCGGTGTGAAGAAGGGCGACGTGGTCAAGGCCGTCGTCGTCCGCACCGCCAAGGAGAAGCGCCGGCCGGATGGCTCGTACATCCGCTTCGACGAGAACGCAGCGGTCCTGATCCGGGACGGCGGGGACCCTCGGGGTACCCGCATCTTCGGGCCGGTCGGCCGGGAACTGCGCGACAAGAAGTTCATGAAGATCATCTCCCTGGCACCGGAGGTGTTGTAG
- the rpsQ gene encoding 30S ribosomal protein S17, with the protein MSEQTTEQRGRRKVREGLVVSDKMDKTVVVAVEDRVKHPLYGKVMRRTNKLKAHDEQNQCGVGDRVRLMETRPQSATKRWRIVEILEKAK; encoded by the coding sequence ATGAGCGAGCAGACGACAGAGCAGCGTGGCCGCCGCAAGGTCCGTGAGGGCCTGGTGGTCAGCGACAAGATGGACAAGACCGTCGTGGTCGCCGTGGAAGACCGGGTCAAGCACCCGCTCTACGGCAAGGTCATGCGACGGACCAACAAGCTCAAGGCGCACGACGAGCAGAACCAGTGCGGTGTCGGCGACCGGGTGCGTCTGATGGAGACGCGTCCGCAGTCGGCGACGAAGCGGTGGCGGATCGTCGAGATCCTGGAGAAGGCCAAGTAA
- the rpmC gene encoding 50S ribosomal protein L29 translates to MAAGTPSGELRELGDEELATKLGEAKAELFNLRVQGATGQLDNNRRLQVVRREIARIYTIMRERELGLSAAPSEVA, encoded by the coding sequence ATGGCGGCTGGTACGCCTTCCGGTGAGCTGCGCGAGCTCGGCGACGAGGAGCTCGCGACGAAGCTCGGCGAGGCCAAGGCGGAGCTGTTCAACCTCCGCGTGCAGGGTGCCACCGGGCAGCTGGACAACAACCGTCGGCTCCAGGTGGTACGCCGGGAGATCGCCCGGATCTACACGATCATGCGTGAGCGCGAGCTCGGCCTCAGCGCTGCGCCCAGCGAGGTTGCGTGA
- the rpsC gene encoding 30S ribosomal protein S3 produces the protein MGQKVHPHGFRLGISTDWTSRWYADKLYKDYVAEDVKIRRMISGGLERAGISRVDIERTRDRVRVDIHSARPGIVIGRKGAEADRIRGELEKLTKKQIQLNILEVKNPESDAQLVAQGIAEQLAQRVAFRRAMRKAIQSAMRNPLVKGIRVQCGGRLGGAEMSRSEFYREGRVPLHTLRANIDYGFFEARTTFGRIGVKVWIYKGEAVPGREQPEVPSGRPRRDRNDRPRRTRSGSSGTTAGGTEAGRAAAAERHGGRPAPEPAATSTAPAAEKSQEG, from the coding sequence ATGGGTCAGAAGGTCCACCCGCACGGGTTCCGGCTCGGTATCAGCACCGACTGGACCTCCCGGTGGTACGCGGACAAGCTGTACAAGGACTACGTCGCCGAGGATGTCAAGATCCGTCGGATGATCTCCGGTGGCCTGGAGCGGGCCGGTATCTCCCGGGTCGACATCGAGCGCACCCGGGACCGGGTCCGCGTCGACATCCACTCCGCGCGGCCCGGCATCGTCATCGGCCGCAAGGGCGCCGAGGCGGACCGCATCCGCGGTGAGCTGGAGAAGCTGACGAAGAAGCAGATCCAGCTCAACATCCTCGAGGTCAAGAACCCCGAGTCGGACGCGCAGCTCGTCGCGCAGGGCATCGCCGAGCAGCTGGCCCAGCGGGTCGCGTTCCGGCGGGCGATGCGCAAGGCGATCCAGTCGGCCATGCGCAACCCGCTGGTCAAGGGCATCCGGGTGCAGTGCGGCGGCCGCCTCGGCGGCGCCGAGATGTCCCGCTCGGAGTTCTACCGCGAGGGTCGGGTGCCGCTGCACACGCTGCGCGCCAACATCGACTACGGCTTCTTCGAGGCCCGGACGACCTTCGGCCGGATCGGTGTGAAGGTCTGGATCTACAAGGGCGAGGCCGTGCCCGGTCGCGAGCAGCCGGAGGTTCCGTCCGGTCGTCCGCGTCGGGACCGCAACGACCGTCCGCGGCGCACCCGTTCGGGTTCGTCCGGCACGACCGCCGGCGGTACCGAGGCGGGTCGCGCGGCTGCGGCCGAGCGTCATGGTGGTCGCCCGGCGCCCGAGCCGGCTGCAACGTCGACGGCCCCCGCGGCCGAGAAGAGTCAGGAGGGCTGA